ATGAATGGAATGATGTCAATATCCAGGCAGGGATAGGTGATACAGTCATTGATCTCAGCTACACCATGCTGCCAAAAGGGGAGACGGTCATTCTGATCCGTAATCTCATTGGAAATATCCACATTCTTGTTCCATATGAAACAGAAATAAGCGTCCATCACTCAAGTATTGCCGGGGCAGCAACTGTTTTTGGCGTTAAGGAAATGCGAAACTTTAATCAAGTTTTTCAGTTGAAAACACCGGGCTATGATTCTTCCGAGCAAAAGGTGAAAATCTTCACCTCGCTGATTGTCGGAAATTTAGAGGTGAGCCGGATATGAGTGCAACTGGGCGTCAAATGGTTTGGAATATTGGCTTGGCTTTTTGTATTGCACTGATTGTTGGTGCTGTTTTTACAGTGGTATACCCTTTGAAAAACTGGTCTGAATTATGGACAAGACATTTCATGGATATTCCGATGATTATCTTTATCCCTGTTTTTAGTATTGCGATTGGTATTGTTCTCGGGGCCGTGACTGGCCAGTATTGGCGAAATCAGTTCCGTTTAATTGAGAATTCCCTTCGTCAACTGGAAGAAGGCAGGCAGTTTGAATTGAAAAATAAGCCCTCTGTATCTGAAATGCAGGCAATCGCTGAACGTATAGGAAAAATAGGCAAGCAAATTACAGAGCAGGCAAAGCTTTCTCAGCGGCTGGCAACGGAGAAAGTGGAGGATCAGGAAGCCAGAATTCAAAAGATTATTGAGCAGGAACGAAACCGGCTTGCTCGCGAACTGCATGATTCCGTCAGCCAGCAGTTATTTGCTGCTTCAATGATGATGTCTGCGATCAATGAAACTAAAAAACAGGCTGAGGAAACATATGAAACTAAGCAATTGAAAATGGTAGAAGCGATGATTCATCAATCCCAGCTTGAAATGCGCGCGCTTTTGCTTCACCTGCGTCCTATTGCTTTAAAGAATAAATCACTCCAAGAAGGAATTGAGGAACTTTTAATCGAATTATCACAAAAGGTTGAAATGGAGATAAAATGGAAAGTAGAGTCATTTCAATTGGATAAAGGCGTGGAGGATCATCTTTTCCGAATTTTGCAAGAGTCAGTGTCAAACACACTAAGACACGCAAAAGCAACGATGTTGGAAGTTTTATTAATAAAACGTGAAAATCTCGTTATTATGAGAATAGTCGATGACGGAGTCGGCTTTGAAGTGAATGAAACAAAAGCGGGCTCCTATGGCATGCAAAATATGCATGAGCGGGCTCTGGAAATCGGCGGTACGTTAAAGGTAATCAGTGTGATAAATAACGGAACCAGGCTGGAAGTGAAGGTGCCGGTAATGGCTAATGGAGAGGGTGCAAATGATTAGAGTCCTATTTGTTGATGATCATGAAATGGTAAGAATTGGGGTTTCGGCCTACCTTTCCGCACAACCCGACATTGAGGTTGTGGGGGAGGCAGAAGATGGTAAAAGAGGCGTGGAACTGGCACTCGAGCTTCGTCCTGATATTATTTTAATGGATTTAGTCATGAAAGAAATGGACGGAATTGAAGCTACAAGGCAGATTATTGAGCAATGGCCGGAAGCAAAGATTATCATTGTTACTAGCTTCCTAGATGATGAAAAAGTTTACCCAGCGCTTGAAGCAGGAGCAACCAGCTACATGCTGAAAACTTCCAAGGCTGGAGAAATCGCTAATGCGGTTCGAGCTACATACCAGGGACAATCCGTCCTTGAACCAGAAGTTACTGGAAAAATGATGGTTAAAATGCGTCAAAAGAATACCCATCTTCCCCACGAAGATCTAACCAGCCGCGAATTGGAAATTTTATTATTAATGGCAGAGGGAAAATCGAATCAGGAAATAGCCGACGAATTATTCATCGCGCTAAAAACGGTTAAAACCCATGTCAGCAATATATTAAGCAAACTCAATGTCCAAGACCGAACCCAAGCCGTTATCTATGCCTTTAAACATTCCTTAATAAAATAAACTTTAAGAAGACTTTCCAAGGTGGGAGGTCTTTTTTTTGGGTGGTGAAAGATGATTTTTCATTAGGGGGCGGGATTTTGTCATTCATTTGGGCGATGAAGGACATTTTTCAAAGAGGGAGGCTAAGTTTTGTTCTTCATCCTTGTTATGAAGGTCAATTTTGCAAGAGCGCCCCCGCGAATTGTCTTTCATCCCCGCGATGAAGGCCAAATTAGCAAGAGCGGCCGTGAATGCCTGAAAATTTTCTCCTACTATTCACAGGACTTGTCTCATAAACTTTACTAAGTGAAATTAGTTAAAGGAGACAAATAAATTGGCTAATTACTACAAGGGTATTTTCTTTTTGGCAGCTTCTGCTTTTTTGGGTGAAGGCATTGAGTTTTTCGTTAATATGATTCTTGCCAGGGAGCTGGGGTCGCACGGCTTGGGGGTGTATATGTCCATCCTGCCGACGATTTTTTTAATTGTGTTGATTTCAAGTTTTGAGCTGCCGGTGTCCATTTCTAAATTCATTGCCGAAAGGGAGGAAAGGTTTCATCGGAATATCCTGTATCACGCTATCACGATTACGGTCATTTTTACAAGTGTTTTATTTTTACTGGGAACTGCGTTGATTCCATTTATACCTGTCTTTAATCACGTTCATCCCTATGTGAGATGGATGGTGATCCTCTTGATCCCAGTTATGTCTTTTACATCTGTTGCCAGAGGGTATTTTATGGGCATGCAGCAAATGGGGAAAATTGCGGTCTCTAACTTTTTAAGAAAAAGCGCTCAACTTGCCGTTTTGTTTGGGTTCTTTCGCCTGTTTGATTTCAATGCGGAAACATCTTTGTTAATTGCGATTGGCGCCTTTATCGGGAGCGAAATCGTTGTTTTTCTCTATTTAATTTGCATGTTCATTATTCAATTTCAACAGCTGAAACGGCAGCCATTTTCTAATCTGAATCGAAAAGCTGTTAGGAAAAATTTAATGGCGGTATCGATTCCGACAACCGGGATGCGCATCTTTTCAGCGATTACGAATGCCATTCAGCCATTTATCATTAAATCGGCTTTGATACATTCGGGGATTAGCGAAACCGTTGCGACTGAGCAATTTGGAATGCTGATGGGGGTTGCGGCATCGATTGGCTTTTTTCCGGCATTTATTGCCCATTCGCTGCTTGTTGTTTTAATTCCGGGTGTCTCGAAAACTTATTCAGAACGAGATTATGGGGCATTGCAAAAAATGCTTCAGCAGGTTATAAAGCTGACACTTTTGTATGGGATTGTGGCTGTCACCATTTTTTACTTTTTTGCGCCGCAACTAACCTCGTTATTTTTTAAATCAAGCACTTCTGCAGCTTTTCTGCAAATGCTATGGCCCTGCTTTTTATTTCATTACTTCATCATGCCGATGCAGGCCTTTATGATTGGATTAGATATGGTAAAAGAAGCCTTTCTCCATATTATTTGGGCAAACATCATCTGCTTTGCTTTGATTCTTTTGCTGGGGTCGAAGCCGGAATGGCGGATGGATGGTGTTATTATTGGGATGAATGCAGAAGCAGTGCTTTTGGCATTCATGCATTATTTAACCATTTGCAAGAAGATTGGCGTATCATTTTTTATGAAAGGCCTTGTGGGAAAAACTAGCGAAAGATAGAGAAAAGGAGCCTGGATGATTCCAGACTCCTTGTTTTGTCCTTAATCTTTGTTATTAATATTGACAATGCCCAAAATTCTAAGAATGCTAAGGAACAGGTTAATAAAATCTAAATATAAGCTTAGCGTCATCAACGGTACATCTTCCGCTCTTACCCCATAATGCTTCATTCGGCTGATATCGAATAAAACATATCCGCTGAAAACAACAACGCCGATAAAGGAGTAAGCAAGCATTCCTGTGGTGCTTAGCGGGAAGAAAATATTAAAAAGCGAAATAGCCACTAAAGCAAGCAATGCAGCTAGTAAAAAACCGCCTAGGAAGGAAAAGTTCCGTTTTGATTTAGCCGCATAGATTGAAATTCCAGTAAATACAACAGTGGTGCTGGCAAATGCCATGATGACAACATTTGCGCCAGAAGTGACGGCATAGTGTGCGACAATCGGGTATAAGGTGATTCCCGAAATAAACGTAAAGGCATATAGAAAACCATAAGAAATTGCTTTTCTCCGTCTGAAAATAGCGGCAGAAAAAATCATTACTAATTCTAAGATCGATAATGGTAAAAATAAACCGTCCGGAACGATGGTTCCAACCATTGTGCCTACAAAAGCAATGGCAAGAGAAAAGGCAAACGTCCTTAAAACAGATGGCATGAATTCAGTTGATGTTTGTGGATACACAGTTCTCACCTCTAAATTTAGTTGTTACTCTATCATATACGAAAAAGTGGTCAAGATGTTTCATTTTTTATGAAAAATCTTTCTCTGCCTGTAATAGGTCGCGGATTTCTGTTAACAATTCTTCCTTTCGGTCCATTTTATCCGGTTCATTTGGTGATTCATCTTTCTTTCTGAGGCGGTTAATGGCTTTAATAAACAGAAAGATTGAAAAAGAAATAATAAAGAAATCCACAACCGATTGAATAAACTGTCCGTACTTAATGTGTGATTTGCCCACGGTGATCACAAGACCGGTAAAATTGATTCCCCCCAAAAGTAATCCAACGATCGGCATAAGTACATCCTGCACAAGGGAAGTAACGATTTTTCCAAATGCCCCGCCGATAATGACCCCTACTGCAAGGTCAATTACACTGCCTTTCATGGCAAATTGTTTAAATTCATTCCACATTCCTTTATTTCCTCCAAAAATATAGCTTTTACCCTAATAACCCATTCTTCCCAAAATGACCAATTTTAAATTAATGCTCTACCTAAAATCGCTGTGGATATCTTTGTTTCTGTGCCTTTATTTTGCATGGATGTTAATTTCCATGCGGTATAATCCACAACGTGCTTACTTTGACAGCATCATAAGTTTTTATGAAATCAGCTTCATCCGAATTGCCTTAACGGCAGCATCTGTCCGGTTTTTGGCTGCTAATTTTTGAATGATAACGGATACATAATCACGAACGGTGTAACTGCTTAAATGCAATTCACGAGCGGCTTCATTTATGGAAGCTCCCTCAGCAATCAGCTTTAAGACTTCCTTTTCCCGAGTTGTTAACAAACAATCGGAAGCACCAAAATGCTGCAAGGTTTCATCCCATATGGAGTAAAGTAATTCTCCCGCATAGTGGCCGAATTTAATCAGTGTAGTCAAGGTTTGGGTAGAAACAGTAAATTGGGAGTTTTCGCCTTGATCCAATAAAGCAATCCCAAGCAGTTTATCTTTTGTAGGTACAAAGATGGGCAGGACCACGACAGATTTCAATTGGAATGTCCGAACATATTTTTCCGGGAGAATTTCGGCTGCATCCGTAAAGTATAGCGGTTGGGAGTGGGTGAGTGAATGTAAATAACTTTTGATTAATGGCAATTTGAAAATTTCTTCCCTGATTTGCATAACTGCTGGATTGCTGACATTATAGCCGGATACACCAATACCTTTATCCTCAAATTCATTATATAAAAATAAACCGCAGCGCTTGAATGGCATGTATTCCACGAGACCTTTTGCAACCGCCTTAACTGCGTCATCGGCGCTTCGGGCGCTTAACAAATGTTGTAAAAACAGCAGGGAGGCATTTTTCCAGCCTATCTTGCTTTCAAGCTGATCCAGCTTCAATTGGCGTAAATACATTTCTTTTATAAAATCTGTTTGATGCTCGTTTACTTCCATTTCGACATCCTCCAGACAAATGAGGAGAAAATCATTTAAGCAGGGAATTTGGATGATGGGCATGTTCTCTTTATTGGTTCCCAGCAATCTTTCAATTGCCGTGGAGAGATGCTCGGTTTGACTGGCTTTTAACGTCAAGCACATATCAAGTAAATGACTGTTTTGCTGCTCTTGTCCGGCACAAACAATTGTTTCAATTTGAAATTCCTCGTGCTCTTTTTTGACAATCGCTACCCACTTTATTGGTAAAACATTGGTAGCGATCATTTTATTAGCCCATTTTTCGCTTTGATTCTCTAAATCCTGTGTGATCAAGGCCTGGTCAAGAATTCTTAGAAAAAACCCCTGTATGGCTTGATGGTCATGAAAAGTTGCCTTTGGATTCTCAGCCAGCAGCTTATGGAAGATATTTTCAATTGTAGTAACGAGGAAGATAGATTCATTCACATCATATGTGCTTGTAAATCGCTTCTGCCATTCTGCCAGTAAAGATAGGATAAAAGCATCTACACTATGAACCTGTTTTGAAACAACTTGATGAATGGCATACTCAAGGATTGTATCGAATTCATCAACGAAGCTTTGGTTACGATACTGTAATGTTGGTAATATCTCCTTCCATTCTCGTAGAAATGGAACCTTATAATCAACCAGAATGGAAAGTCCTTTTAATATTAATTGTTCCATTTTATGTTCCATAGTATTTCCGCCCCCGTCCCAAATCTGTATTTACCATAACATTCGTACTAATAATTTCCAATATGACCGTAGTATTAATTTATCCCCGACATTTAACGGGGGGGTAAAACCAATTCACGATATTTTCCGTGATTGTCGTAGAAATGAGAGGATAGTAAGTTAGAAGGAGATGGAATTTATAAAATTCAGAAAAAACAGGAGGGTTTTTATGGAGAGTCCAATCCAACTAGTGGAGGGTATGACAAGTAAAAAAGTATTTTTTTCAGCCTTAGCAACAGGTATCATCGCATTGGCGCTGTTGTTGGTATCGTTCGGGATTTCTGGTGTAGCCTATGCAGTTCCGATTGCAGGGGTTGGGGATTTTTATGTCGAGTTTGATCATTTAGAGGGAACCGGCTATACGTTCTATCCTAAAATGGGAGAAACAAGTGCTGAAGCTTCCGCTCCGCAAGGCACGAACTTAATTGATCGTTTAACTATTCAAAATCTAAAACTATATAAAGATTTCAATGTGGGCGGGCAATGGATTCGGGTTGAAATTACCGCCTCCCAGCCAGTTCAGATCAGCGGCTTGGAACAGGATGCTGCTTCCATTCAGGCAAATGCTAATTTTTCTAACCTCGTTTTGGCAGAAAAGCATAGCTCTGATTGGCAAAAACAATTCAAGCAAACTTCCTCAACTATTGTTTTAGACCACGCAAAAATTAAAACACATTATCTATTCCAGAAAACAATGAGTATGAATGGGATGAAAGTGGTTGTTGAAAGAATCAATAAATAGGAGGGAATTCGGATGGGTTTTAGAAACTGGCGAAAAAAACGCCCTTTCGGGGGTGCGATCCTGACAATATTAAGCGGGCTGACGATATTATATGTTCCATTAAACCTTTATTTAAGCACCTTCCTTCCAGGATCGATGGCAATAATCGGATTATTATTTGGAGGGGTTATTATTCTGCTTGGTGTCTGTGCCATGTTTTTCCCTGGCGCTTCACGTATTTTGGGCATTTTTACAATATTTTTATCAATTCTTTCTGTTATCGGGGCATTAGGCGGATTCTTGTTTGGTACGATATTCGGCATTGTCGGCGGTTCACTGCTGACTGCCTGGCAGCTCGGGCCGGCGAAACAAAAAGCCTCACGTACAACTGGCATAGATGAAACGGCACACTCTATTTAGAGGAGATTATACTATGTGGTGGAAACGAAAGTCTTTAATATTGAGCTGCAGCGCTGTGTTACTGCTCATGTTTCTTGATCCCTTAACTCAAGGTGTACGAGCACAACAAACCGACACGGATGGTTTTATCATTGAAGCGGACCGGGTTGATGGGACTGGAATGACTGCAACAATTGTAAAACAGGAAACGACGGAGAGCACCGGTCAGCCTATGCTGCGAATCCATTATCAATCGGCAACTATATATGGAATGAGATTAACAAAACAATTTGAGACAGGAACAGGTATGATGAGTATCAGCCTGAAAGCCAATGGCCCAGTTTCTGTTAAAGACATGACAGTAGATACAACAGGGATCTCCTTCAAGGGTGCATGTGTAAATGCCGCCCAGTCTTTGCCGGAGATGGGAATGGAAAACGTGGTGATGGTTGCCCACTTTATGGACACGGAGAATAGTGTTATCAATCAATTGGAGTTAAATACTGTTCCTGGAAATGGAGGAGTCGAAAAACCAGGCAGCTTGAAGATTCTAAAGGAACTAAGCACACTCCCCTTAAGTCAATTGAATCAGGAAATTGGAAAAATAACGAGTAGCCATTTCCCTCTTATGTGCGAAGATCCATCAAAGACTTCGGATGGCACCGGAAAAAATAGTCAAACAGGACAAAATATAGTGGATGTCGTGACGAAGCCACTGGGCCCAGTAACAAACCCGCTCGATCCGATACTAAATCCACTTAAGCCGGTAACAAATCCGCTTGATCCGATACTAGATCCACTCAAGCCAGTAACAAATCCGCTTGATCCGATACTAGATCCACTTAAGCCGGTAACAAATCCGTTTGATCCGATACTAGATCCACTCAAGCCAGTAACAAATCCACTTGATCCAGTATTAAAGCCATTGGAACCTGTGACAAACCCACTTGATCCAATTTTGAAATCGTTGGAACCTGTAACAAATCCACTTGATCCAGTCTTGAAACCACTAGATCCTGTGACAATGCCACTGAATCCGATTTTGAAACCACAGGATCCAGTAGCAAAGCCGACTGCCCCAGCCGTAAATCCACTTGGACCTGTGGCAAACCCGCTTGATCCGATTGTAAAACCAGTAACAAAACCGTTGGATCCTGTAGCGGCGCCGATTATTGGAGCTACAAATGGAACATCGCAAAATTCCGCCCCACCTGTCCAAAGTGCATGTGACAAGGTTCAGGATGCGAATGGTGTCATTTCAAAGGAACTTGCCTTAAATTTAATAGATGAAGCAATGGAAAAACAAATTCCACTTGATCAAGTATGTAAAAGCAATACCGTACTGACAAACGAACTGCATAATTGGCAAAATAGTCTCTTGAAATCACTCGGGTTAATAGATTTATTGGGAACGGTTATCACAGCAAATCCTGTTCAGCAGTTAACCCAAATACGGAATCAAGTGGATAAAGCGAAAAGCGGTGCGATCCTATATTCACCTTAAAAGAGGCTTTTGTTGGTGTAAGATCATAACAAAGAGCAGT
Above is a genomic segment from Neobacillus endophyticus containing:
- a CDS encoding sensor histidine kinase, with amino-acid sequence MSATGRQMVWNIGLAFCIALIVGAVFTVVYPLKNWSELWTRHFMDIPMIIFIPVFSIAIGIVLGAVTGQYWRNQFRLIENSLRQLEEGRQFELKNKPSVSEMQAIAERIGKIGKQITEQAKLSQRLATEKVEDQEARIQKIIEQERNRLARELHDSVSQQLFAASMMMSAINETKKQAEETYETKQLKMVEAMIHQSQLEMRALLLHLRPIALKNKSLQEGIEELLIELSQKVEMEIKWKVESFQLDKGVEDHLFRILQESVSNTLRHAKATMLEVLLIKRENLVIMRIVDDGVGFEVNETKAGSYGMQNMHERALEIGGTLKVISVINNGTRLEVKVPVMANGEGAND
- a CDS encoding response regulator transcription factor, which produces MIRVLFVDDHEMVRIGVSAYLSAQPDIEVVGEAEDGKRGVELALELRPDIILMDLVMKEMDGIEATRQIIEQWPEAKIIIVTSFLDDEKVYPALEAGATSYMLKTSKAGEIANAVRATYQGQSVLEPEVTGKMMVKMRQKNTHLPHEDLTSRELEILLLMAEGKSNQEIADELFIALKTVKTHVSNILSKLNVQDRTQAVIYAFKHSLIK
- a CDS encoding polysaccharide biosynthesis protein; the encoded protein is MANYYKGIFFLAASAFLGEGIEFFVNMILARELGSHGLGVYMSILPTIFLIVLISSFELPVSISKFIAEREERFHRNILYHAITITVIFTSVLFLLGTALIPFIPVFNHVHPYVRWMVILLIPVMSFTSVARGYFMGMQQMGKIAVSNFLRKSAQLAVLFGFFRLFDFNAETSLLIAIGAFIGSEIVVFLYLICMFIIQFQQLKRQPFSNLNRKAVRKNLMAVSIPTTGMRIFSAITNAIQPFIIKSALIHSGISETVATEQFGMLMGVAASIGFFPAFIAHSLLVVLIPGVSKTYSERDYGALQKMLQQVIKLTLLYGIVAVTIFYFFAPQLTSLFFKSSTSAAFLQMLWPCFLFHYFIMPMQAFMIGLDMVKEAFLHIIWANIICFALILLLGSKPEWRMDGVIIGMNAEAVLLAFMHYLTICKKIGVSFFMKGLVGKTSER
- a CDS encoding Bax inhibitor-1/YccA family protein; translated protein: MRTVYPQTSTEFMPSVLRTFAFSLAIAFVGTMVGTIVPDGLFLPLSILELVMIFSAAIFRRRKAISYGFLYAFTFISGITLYPIVAHYAVTSGANVVIMAFASTTVVFTGISIYAAKSKRNFSFLGGFLLAALLALVAISLFNIFFPLSTTGMLAYSFIGVVVFSGYVLFDISRMKHYGVRAEDVPLMTLSLYLDFINLFLSILRILGIVNINNKD
- the mscL gene encoding large conductance mechanosensitive channel protein MscL; this encodes MWNEFKQFAMKGSVIDLAVGVIIGGAFGKIVTSLVQDVLMPIVGLLLGGINFTGLVITVGKSHIKYGQFIQSVVDFFIISFSIFLFIKAINRLRKKDESPNEPDKMDRKEELLTEIRDLLQAEKDFS
- a CDS encoding LuxR C-terminal-related transcriptional regulator, translated to MEHKMEQLILKGLSILVDYKVPFLREWKEILPTLQYRNQSFVDEFDTILEYAIHQVVSKQVHSVDAFILSLLAEWQKRFTSTYDVNESIFLVTTIENIFHKLLAENPKATFHDHQAIQGFFLRILDQALITQDLENQSEKWANKMIATNVLPIKWVAIVKKEHEEFQIETIVCAGQEQQNSHLLDMCLTLKASQTEHLSTAIERLLGTNKENMPIIQIPCLNDFLLICLEDVEMEVNEHQTDFIKEMYLRQLKLDQLESKIGWKNASLLFLQHLLSARSADDAVKAVAKGLVEYMPFKRCGLFLYNEFEDKGIGVSGYNVSNPAVMQIREEIFKLPLIKSYLHSLTHSQPLYFTDAAEILPEKYVRTFQLKSVVVLPIFVPTKDKLLGIALLDQGENSQFTVSTQTLTTLIKFGHYAGELLYSIWDETLQHFGASDCLLTTREKEVLKLIAEGASINEAARELHLSSYTVRDYVSVIIQKLAAKNRTDAAVKAIRMKLIS
- a CDS encoding DUF6230 family protein: MESPIQLVEGMTSKKVFFSALATGIIALALLLVSFGISGVAYAVPIAGVGDFYVEFDHLEGTGYTFYPKMGETSAEASAPQGTNLIDRLTIQNLKLYKDFNVGGQWIRVEITASQPVQISGLEQDAASIQANANFSNLVLAEKHSSDWQKQFKQTSSTIVLDHAKIKTHYLFQKTMSMNGMKVVVERINK
- a CDS encoding DUF6114 domain-containing protein, translating into MGFRNWRKKRPFGGAILTILSGLTILYVPLNLYLSTFLPGSMAIIGLLFGGVIILLGVCAMFFPGASRILGIFTIFLSILSVIGALGGFLFGTIFGIVGGSLLTAWQLGPAKQKASRTTGIDETAHSI